A segment of the Planktothrix serta PCC 8927 genome:
ATTAAATCATTTTCTTCGGCTATACTTAAACATTCAATTGGAGGAACTAACCCTCGTTGCGGATGTTGCCATCGAAATAAAGCTTCAGCCCCCGTTATTTTTCCGGTTTTAAAGTCGAGTTGAGGTTGATAATGGATAATAAATTCTTCTTGATCTAAAGCATGATGCAGATCAATTTCTAAGAGAAAACGCTCTTGAATTTTTGTCCAAATTTCATTAGAATAGAGAAAATAAGAATGGGTTCCCTGTTGTTGGGCTTGACGCAGGGCAATATTAGCTTTGATCAGCAAATTATCAAAATTATCATCATGTTGGGGATATAAAGAAACACCTAAACAGCAGCCTAATAATAATTTATAATCGGAAATCTGGATCGGTTTAGATAAACAATTTAACAGTTTTTTAGCAATTTCTTCGATTTCTTCATCATCAGAAATAGGAGGTAAGATTAAGGCGATTTTTTCGCTTTTAAATTTAACCACAAATCCAGCCCTTTTCATTTCATCATGAATTCGATTAATTACAGCTTGAACTAAAATATCACCATAATTTGTTCCTAAATAATCTTGAAACCGTTCTAAGCGATCTAAACTTAAAATAAACACCGGAATAGATTGATCCGGTGACTTAATTAGCTTAATAATTTGTTTAAATTTACTCTCTAAACTGAATTGAGCCGCTAAGTTAATCCGAGATTCATCATTAACATTTCCCATTAATTGAATTAAGCTGGGAGACTCCGATAATGACAAGGGAAAATGAACTCTTTCCTGTTTATTAAACTGAGCTTGAATGGCGGCTAATAGTTCAGATTTACTATAAGGTTTGGTCAGATAGTCATCCGCTCCCAATTCCATCACCCGGCGTAAATTGCTACGTTCATGTTGGGCGGTTAAACAAATGAAAGGAATTGACAGGGTGTCCGGGTTACTTCTTAACTGTTCTAGGACTCCATAACCATCTAAATTAGGCATGATTAAATCACATAAAACTAAATCCGGTTGTTGGGTTTTAAGAAGTTGCAGACCCACTTGTCCATTGTCTGCTTCGAGGATTTGAAACCCTTCCGCATGAAGAATTTTCAGCAAACTTCGACGCAACAGGACATCATCTTCAATAATTAGAATTGTTTTCATGGTTTCTAGTTGATCCTCAAATCGTCTTCAGAGTTCCTATAGACTATAAAGCCTGTGGTTATTGATTGTCTGTAATTCCAAGCCGAGGGTTTCTTTAAAAAAGATAAAGAACATTATATGACTTAAAATAGATCTTTTGTTCTGCAAGTGCAGTGATAGAAAAAAAATAATTCTGTGAGATTTTACACAAAAATTTGTGATCTACATCGCCCATCAGTGATCATGATCTTGACAATTTCCGTAATTATACGGACTTTAATCGCTTAAAAAATACTTTCCTCGGTAAAATTGAGGCTTTGGGGTAGCGCTTGAACTTTCTTGGACTTCCGGGATACAGAGGAGGCTGCTGTGGAGTATTGCCGTCGAACTTCTGGCTTCAAGCGTGTTAAACTCTGATCAAGTGACAATCACGCCCTAATTCGAGTTGGAATGACTACCCGATTTTCCCCTAATAATACACCTCAAAAACAGAATTCGCGTGAAACAGACTGGCTGTTACTAATGCGGGTTGCTGAGTATGCGAAACGACATCAGCGTTTATTAATTCTAAGCTTGATTTTATTAATTCCTCTATCGCTCTCTGGTGCCGTTCAACCGATTTTAATTGGACAAGCGATTTCTTTAATTCGTCAAGAACCCACAACCTATCCGTTTCTGCAAAAAATGTCTTTATCGGATGGGTTAAATGTTCTGGCTATTATCCTCTTACTCACAATTTTAGTCCGATTTTTTCTCCAAGCAATTCAAGGGTATTGGGTGCAGAAAGTCGGTCAACAAATAACCACTGATATTCGCAATGATTTATTTGATCATGTCACCTCTCTGGCGGTTAGATTTTTTGATCGCACTCCCGTTGGTCGATTAATTACTCGTTTAACCAGTGATGTTGATGCCTTGGGAGATGTATTTTCTACGGGTGCAATTGGAATTATCAGTGATTTATTTTCGA
Coding sequences within it:
- a CDS encoding two-component system response regulator, which produces MKTILIIEDDVLLRRSLLKILHAEGFQILEADNGQVGLQLLKTQQPDLVLCDLIMPNLDGYGVLEQLRSNPDTLSIPFICLTAQHERSNLRRVMELGADDYLTKPYSKSELLAAIQAQFNKQERVHFPLSLSESPSLIQLMGNVNDESRINLAAQFSLESKFKQIIKLIKSPDQSIPVFILSLDRLERFQDYLGTNYGDILVQAVINRIHDEMKRAGFVVKFKSEKIALILPPISDDEEIEEIAKKLLNCLSKPIQISDYKLLLGCCLGVSLYPQHDDNFDNLLIKANIALRQAQQQGTHSYFLYSNEIWTKIQERFLLEIDLHHALDQEEFIIHYQPQLDFKTGKITGAEALFRWQHPQRGLVPPIECLSIAEENDLIVEIDEWMIRQVCKQVKQWQNQGFELSVAVNVSGVKFHQRNLGRYVMQVLKQTHLDPRCLELELTESVLVKNPERAVSILQELKNLGIGLSLDDFGTGYSSLSYLQKFPFDTLKLDRCFVKDVNLHVKNAAIVKATIVMAHSLNMKVIAEGVETEAEQQFLRDHECDCLQGYWFSRPVEPRIFEQLLKENTSEITTKPLSTLEC